The Fructilactobacillus myrtifloralis genome contains a region encoding:
- a CDS encoding ABC transporter permease, with translation MVDEFSGRDELADDELLELSKEAESEATPSTVRVMLNEFKADKVALASAIFIGFFILLVLIGSFFINVPQIMQTDLMGYYAKPFTNYILGGDSSGRPIFSQLIVGSRNSILIAIGLTAISSTFGVGYGLVSGYYGGYVDLTMQRVYDFMMIIPMLMTIIVLVTIIPHYNAITLTLLLSIFYWMGTSRLIRSSTLAESQKDYVAASKVSGTSNLKIMFREILPNISSLIIVDTTLSFAENIGVETGLSYLGFGLPDGTPSLGTLIANANDPNNITQYWWTWLPAAIEIILLCLAISYVGQVLRRTANASQRRGS, from the coding sequence ATGGTAGATGAATTTAGTGGTCGCGACGAGTTAGCTGATGACGAGCTGTTAGAACTTTCTAAAGAAGCGGAAAGCGAAGCCACCCCAAGTACCGTGCGGGTGATGCTCAACGAATTTAAAGCCGACAAAGTAGCACTGGCTTCAGCGATCTTTATCGGGTTCTTTATTCTCTTAGTGTTAATCGGGTCCTTCTTCATCAACGTGCCCCAAATCATGCAGACCGATTTGATGGGTTACTACGCGAAACCCTTTACGAATTACATTTTAGGGGGCGATTCCTCCGGACGACCGATCTTTTCCCAACTGATTGTTGGCTCTAGAAATTCCATCTTAATTGCGATTGGGTTAACTGCCATTTCATCCACCTTTGGGGTGGGATATGGATTAGTGTCTGGCTACTACGGCGGATACGTCGATTTAACAATGCAACGGGTTTACGACTTCATGATGATTATCCCGATGTTAATGACCATTATCGTGTTAGTGACCATTATCCCTCACTATAATGCGATCACATTGACATTGTTGCTATCAATTTTTTACTGGATGGGAACGTCTCGCTTGATTCGGTCCAGTACGTTAGCTGAGTCACAAAAAGATTACGTAGCGGCTTCCAAGGTTTCCGGAACAAGTAACTTGAAAATTATGTTCCGGGAAATTCTCCCTAACATTTCGTCCCTAATTATCGTTGATACCACGTTATCATTCGCAGAAAATATTGGAGTTGAAACGGGATTATCCTACTTGGGCTTCGGACTTCCCGATGGCACCCCTTCACTAGGGACGTTGATTGCGAACGCCAACGATCCTAATAACATTACTCAGTACTGGTGGACGTGGTTACCGGCCGCTATAGAGATTATTCTCTTATGTTTAGCGATTAGTTACGTGGGACAGGTATTACGGCGCACGGCGAACGCTTCGCAACGACGCGGAAGTTAA
- a CDS encoding ABC transporter permease yields the protein MWKTILRRILIMIPELIVLSLLVFLLAKAMPGDPFTGSINPKSNPAEIHRLMVANGLFDPWYVQYWHWVVNLFHGNLGMSYEYQMPVVDLIKQRGLNTLWLAVFTMILTYVIGLPLGIYAGKNEGKWSDTLIRIYTYVTMSIPFFVVLVIGIWIFGYALGWFPTSGSVAPSVSGLGPTLLSRLEHILLPGLLGALFGTVNIIQYLRSQVIDSKHSAFVKTEVAKGVPSRDIYRHHIFRNSVLPIAAFAGYSITGLLAGSIFTEMIFSYPGMGQLFLNAVNYRDYTVITTLVLLYGFLNLLGTLLSDIVLSIVDPRIRIE from the coding sequence ATGTGGAAAACAATTTTACGCCGAATCTTGATTATGATCCCTGAATTAATTGTTTTGAGTCTCTTGGTATTTTTACTGGCCAAAGCTATGCCTGGCGATCCGTTTACCGGTTCGATTAATCCGAAGAGTAATCCCGCTGAAATTCACCGGTTGATGGTTGCTAACGGACTCTTTGATCCGTGGTACGTGCAGTACTGGCACTGGGTCGTTAATTTATTCCACGGAAACTTAGGGATGAGTTACGAATATCAAATGCCAGTGGTGGATTTAATTAAGCAACGGGGACTTAACACGTTGTGGCTAGCCGTATTTACGATGATTTTAACGTATGTAATTGGACTACCATTAGGGATTTATGCCGGAAAGAACGAGGGCAAATGGTCGGATACGTTAATCCGAATCTATACCTACGTCACGATGTCGATTCCATTCTTTGTGGTCCTTGTCATTGGGATTTGGATCTTTGGTTATGCGCTCGGGTGGTTCCCAACCTCGGGATCCGTTGCTCCGAGTGTTTCGGGACTGGGTCCGACACTTTTATCCCGCTTGGAACACATTCTTTTACCGGGATTGCTTGGCGCCTTGTTTGGAACCGTGAACATTATTCAGTATCTACGTTCCCAGGTAATTGATTCCAAACACTCCGCCTTTGTGAAAACGGAAGTTGCCAAGGGGGTTCCCAGTCGGGATATTTATCGGCACCACATTTTTAGAAACTCAGTACTGCCGATTGCCGCCTTTGCCGGGTACTCGATTACGGGGCTACTAGCTGGGTCCATCTTTACCGAAATGATTTTCTCATACCCAGGCATGGGGCAACTGTTCTTAAATGCTGTGAACTACCGCGATTACACGGTTATCACGACGCTCGTGTTACTGTACGGATTCTTGAATCTGCTAGGCACTTTACTTTCAGACATTGTCTTGAGCATCGTGGATCCACGGATTCGAATTGAGTAG
- a CDS encoding ABC transporter ATP-binding protein, protein MSLLTVNNLKVHFPIRGGFFNRVVDKVYAVDGVSFTIQAGESFGLVGESGSGKSTTGRTIIGLEKATAGQIQFNGQPVNTKHERKKLNYDREVQMIFQDSFSSLNPHKRIESIIAEPLKNFEKLTPEQEKIRVLQLMKTVGLAPDMLYKYPHQFSGGQRQRIGIARAVATNPKLIIADEPVSALDLSVQAQVLNFMKQIQRELGISYLFISHDLGVVRHMCDRIAIMNRGQIVEVGSRTDIYQHAKHIYTQRLLAAIPSTNLSKRQQNLEHRQAVERKYQAHKDDYYDETGRAYPMVEVSPGHLVSLPPKQALQYKQLKEDD, encoded by the coding sequence ATGAGCTTGTTAACGGTTAACAATCTAAAAGTTCACTTTCCCATTCGGGGCGGTTTTTTCAATCGTGTGGTTGACAAAGTTTACGCGGTTGACGGAGTGAGTTTTACGATCCAAGCAGGCGAGTCATTTGGGTTGGTTGGTGAATCTGGATCGGGAAAATCGACGACCGGGCGCACCATTATTGGACTGGAAAAAGCCACGGCTGGTCAAATTCAGTTTAACGGCCAGCCGGTTAATACCAAGCACGAACGGAAAAAGTTAAATTATGATCGAGAAGTTCAAATGATTTTTCAAGATTCCTTTTCAAGCTTGAATCCCCATAAGCGGATTGAAAGCATCATTGCCGAACCGTTAAAAAACTTCGAAAAGCTAACCCCCGAACAAGAAAAAATTCGGGTTTTACAACTAATGAAAACTGTGGGGCTTGCTCCAGATATGCTTTACAAATACCCTCATCAATTCTCTGGGGGTCAACGCCAACGAATTGGAATTGCGCGAGCTGTGGCCACGAACCCCAAGCTTATCATTGCGGATGAACCAGTTTCAGCGTTGGACTTATCGGTACAAGCCCAGGTTTTGAATTTTATGAAGCAGATTCAACGGGAACTAGGGATTTCCTACCTCTTTATCTCACATGATCTCGGGGTAGTGCGCCATATGTGTGATCGGATTGCGATCATGAATCGGGGACAAATCGTGGAAGTCGGGAGTCGCACAGATATTTATCAACATGCAAAACACATCTATACGCAGCGACTACTTGCTGCCATTCCGAGTACTAATCTATCCAAGCGACAGCAGAACTTAGAACATCGCCAAGCGGTTGAACGGAAATATCAAGCGCATAAGGACGATTACTACGATGAAACTGGACGGGCTTATCCAATGGTAGAAGTTAGTCCTGGACATCTAGTTTCGTTACCACCTAAGCAAGCTTTGCAGTACAAGCAATTAAAGGAGGATGACTAA
- a CDS encoding ABC transporter ATP-binding protein, with the protein MTAPTTKRQTLLTVKNLTTSFKIDGKFYPAISEINLKIKQDEILAIVGESGCGKSTLVNSIMGLQDPAETKISGEIEFEGQDLTQLDEHTYNQIRGAKIGMIFQDPLSALDPLKRIEEQIQETLIYHTDLNAHERHDRVLDLLDQVGIADSKRTAHQFPHQLSGGMRQRVVIAIAIACKPDFIIADEPTTALDVTIQAQILDLLRHIQTENHASIILITHDLGVVAETADYVHVMYAGKIVEKGSVTQVFNQPKHPYTRSLLKSIPQADSENDDLYVIQGSVPSLQKMPKTGDAFAPRIPWIPARDHEEHPKMHRLADGHEVRCTCYQHFYFKEERDS; encoded by the coding sequence ATGACAGCACCGACGACAAAACGACAAACACTGCTCACAGTTAAGAATCTAACCACTTCATTTAAAATTGACGGGAAATTTTATCCAGCTATTTCTGAAATCAATCTGAAAATTAAACAGGATGAAATTTTAGCAATTGTGGGTGAATCTGGGTGTGGCAAGAGCACGTTGGTTAATTCAATCATGGGCTTGCAGGATCCAGCCGAAACGAAGATTAGTGGTGAAATTGAGTTTGAAGGACAAGATTTAACTCAGCTTGACGAACATACATACAATCAGATTCGGGGCGCCAAAATCGGAATGATCTTTCAAGATCCCCTATCGGCACTCGATCCCTTGAAGCGGATTGAAGAGCAGATTCAAGAAACGTTGATTTATCATACCGATTTAAACGCTCATGAACGGCATGATCGGGTGCTGGATCTGTTAGATCAGGTCGGGATTGCTGATTCAAAACGAACCGCCCATCAATTTCCGCATCAATTATCTGGGGGGATGCGACAGCGGGTCGTAATTGCAATTGCAATTGCCTGCAAACCGGATTTTATCATTGCTGATGAACCAACAACTGCTCTGGATGTTACGATTCAAGCTCAAATTCTAGACCTACTCCGCCACATTCAAACTGAAAACCACGCCAGCATCATTCTCATCACACACGACTTAGGGGTGGTTGCAGAGACCGCCGACTACGTCCACGTAATGTATGCCGGTAAGATCGTGGAAAAGGGCTCCGTAACTCAGGTTTTCAACCAACCTAAACATCCATACACCCGTTCATTATTAAAATCAATTCCCCAGGCGGACAGTGAAAACGATGATTTATATGTCATCCAAGGTTCAGTTCCATCGTTACAAAAGATGCCGAAAACTGGAGATGCCTTTGCTCCCCGGATTCCTTGGATTCCAGCTCGGGATCACGAGGAACATCCGAAAATGCATCGCTTAGCTGATGGACACGAAGTCCGTTGTACCTGTTATCAACATTTTTACTTTAAGGAGGAACGGGACTCATGA
- a CDS encoding nicotinamide mononucleotide transporter family protein, with product MQMTSKRKNQIIRWAYQTAGSNWFDYLGVALVLVATISAGYYATTLAQSPIPWLRTSSWKWFPLGIVSTISAVLSVLSTRYVGKINNLGNLIGFINIVIAGFVDYALGNFGAIYTYPISFVLNMLAWFTWRTIFKNRKGMVPHAKVVMPLIAGLAVLVSFGINYFAFRQVNFLFIMTSLVFSFSLMADTLNVFKVKSQWTAWGVYNVLQLIRNVTMGNWANVGKYIYYVLNSMISFVYWKLTGKSLRPAGGQTGIN from the coding sequence ATGCAAATGACTTCAAAGCGGAAAAACCAAATTATTAGATGGGCATATCAGACGGCTGGGTCCAACTGGTTTGACTATCTAGGGGTTGCACTGGTTTTAGTAGCCACGATTTCAGCTGGTTATTACGCCACGACACTGGCGCAATCGCCAATTCCTTGGTTACGGACCAGTAGTTGGAAGTGGTTCCCGTTGGGGATTGTATCGACCATTTCCGCCGTCCTTTCGGTTTTATCAACTCGGTACGTCGGCAAGATTAACAACCTTGGGAATTTGATTGGGTTCATTAACATTGTGATTGCCGGGTTTGTCGACTATGCGTTAGGGAACTTTGGCGCCATTTATACGTACCCGATTTCGTTCGTGCTCAACATGTTGGCTTGGTTCACGTGGCGCACAATTTTTAAAAACCGCAAGGGAATGGTTCCTCATGCTAAAGTAGTGATGCCTTTGATTGCGGGGTTAGCTGTGTTAGTTAGCTTTGGGATTAACTACTTCGCGTTTCGGCAGGTTAACTTTTTGTTCATCATGACGTCGTTGGTCTTCTCTTTTTCCCTGATGGCTGACACGTTAAACGTGTTCAAAGTGAAATCCCAGTGGACTGCTTGGGGTGTTTATAACGTGCTGCAATTGATTCGGAACGTAACGATGGGCAACTGGGCGAACGTCGGCAAGTACATTTACTACGTTTTGAACTCCATGATTTCTTTTGTGTACTGGAAGTTGACGGGGAAATCGTTGCGCCCTGCAGGGGGACAAACTGGCATCAATTAA
- a CDS encoding manganese catalase family protein, with product MFKHTRKLQYNAKPDRPDPLMARRLQESLGGQWGEVTGMMSYLSQGWSSTGDEKYKDLLLDTGTEEIAHVEMISTMIAYLLEGAPFSEQDAAYEKDPALASVMAGMDPEHALVHGMTASLNNPNGFGWNAGYATSSGNLVADMRFNVTRESEARLQVSRLYYMTEDEGIRDMLKFLLARETQHQLQFMKAQEELEDKYGVIVPGDMKEIEHKEFAHVLMNFSDGEGSRAFEGQVAKDGEKFTYQENPEAMGGIPKTKPADKRLHNDQG from the coding sequence ATGTTTAAACACACACGCAAACTACAGTACAACGCCAAACCTGATCGTCCAGATCCATTAATGGCTCGTCGGCTTCAAGAATCATTGGGTGGCCAATGGGGTGAAGTTACTGGTATGATGTCATACCTTTCACAAGGTTGGTCTTCAACTGGCGACGAAAAGTACAAGGATCTTTTATTAGATACTGGTACTGAAGAAATCGCCCACGTTGAAATGATTTCAACGATGATCGCCTACTTATTAGAAGGCGCTCCATTTAGCGAACAAGACGCTGCTTACGAAAAAGATCCTGCTTTGGCTTCTGTAATGGCTGGGATGGATCCAGAACACGCACTTGTTCACGGTATGACTGCTAGCTTGAACAACCCGAACGGTTTTGGTTGGAACGCTGGCTACGCTACTTCAAGTGGTAACCTTGTTGCTGACATGCGTTTCAACGTTACGCGTGAATCAGAAGCTCGTTTACAAGTTAGTCGTCTTTACTACATGACTGAAGACGAAGGTATTCGTGACATGCTTAAATTCTTGTTGGCTCGTGAGACTCAACACCAATTACAATTCATGAAGGCCCAAGAAGAATTAGAAGATAAGTACGGAGTAATCGTACCTGGTGATATGAAAGAAATCGAACACAAAGAATTTGCTCACGTATTGATGAACTTCTCCGATGGTGAAGGCTCACGTGCCTTTGAAGGACAAGTTGCTAAAGATGGTGAGAAATTCACTTACCAAGAAAACCCAGAAGCAATGGGTGGAATTCCTAAGACGAAGCCAGCTGACAAGCGTCTTCACAACGACCAAGGTTAA
- a CDS encoding LPXTG cell wall anchor domain-containing protein yields MSASTSQSNSASESASTSFPNHESHSNHGNHNGQHHNNGHATKQQKLPQTGSDQQNLTLLGLLTMFLAGLGLKRRKRDEK; encoded by the coding sequence GTGAGTGCTTCAACTAGCCAAAGTAACTCTGCCAGCGAAAGTGCTTCTACTAGCTTCCCGAACCATGAGAGTCATTCTAATCATGGAAACCATAATGGACAGCATCACAACAATGGCCATGCAACTAAGCAGCAAAAGTTACCACAAACAGGTAGTGATCAGCAAAATCTGACGTTGCTGGGCTTGTTGACGATGTTCCTAGCTGGATTGGGACTTAAACGGCGTAAACGTGACGAAAAGTAG